The DNA sequence CGCAATCTATATGAACGCCTTTATGGCGGGATTATAATTAGCTTGGCTGATTTGGCCTAAACTATTGCTGACAACTACTGGTGCTTGAATTGGAACAGAATGGATGGAATTCCTGCGATGTTGTAGCTTTTTTTCAGAAAATATTCTATACTTGAGGCAATTAGGAGGGGTAATTGTGTACGAAAGCGAAAACGAGTTTGAATTGGATGTCCAATCTAAAAATCATGACGTCGTTGACAGCATTAAGGGGTTTACTTTCTCGCTATTGTTCTTCATTATCATCTTTGCAATCGGTGTCACCATCAGTGTCATGACAAAGTAAAAGAGACTTTTAAGGTCTCTTTTTTCTTTCCTGCTTTATGCTATGGGCGAAATGGCAAAAAGGTTCCCGAATGCCCGTCCTTATAGCGGTATATAACGGCTCCCGACTGGTCTGTTCTGAAGACCTTCACATTGTT is a window from the Aciduricibacillus chroicocephali genome containing:
- a CDS encoding YqzM family protein; translation: MYESENEFELDVQSKNHDVVDSIKGFTFSLLFFIIIFAIGVTISVMTK